From Oryctolagus cuniculus chromosome 17, mOryCun1.1, whole genome shotgun sequence, a single genomic window includes:
- the LOC103351473 gene encoding uncharacterized protein isoform X1, with protein MEKQEPWGAASRFDGGSPGRATKAGPEGVRGAEAGPRHPQFPGSSAIHSPDSRRAPAGVGLGTPGRKCGTCVAGYSTPYPGSSVPHSGAHGSECGSCHGATCLQSKDSGVDQPRGILKTGPELSRSPSAEKKAQRWDEMNILATYHPTDKDYGFMKVDEPSTPYHRKDSDEELAAGSSPKVSPELLQERFATMDNFLPKVLQYGDNRSSEPADSFAKTYSSDFGKQRKTHYDEGKFFKSQKTVLEDKDGRGRGANISSGGQHVLRDPEPRPVERDWEGGLSSGVKNYSSCGNRSVPASGPVTMEQGMGPRRKEYFSKGRYLRSDSHPELDTEDTRQHSSTGLTWVMESPISTEVRCLDPKRGSLRDHNKPSEDSLTMTSSQPGTTVSSQDSGSQVSSWYQWPVAKELDPQGPGSSKKEHGGKPNAPGQSGHKYEALHVHWTQEDQI; from the exons ATGGAGAAGCAGGAGCCTTGGGGAGCTGCCAGCCGCTTCGACGGGGGATCTCCTGGCCGGGCAACCAAGGCCGGGCCAGAAGGGGTCAGAGGAGCCGAGGCAGGCCCTCGGCACCCTCAGTTCCCCGGGAGCTCCGCCATTCACAGCCCTGATTCGCGGCGGGCCCCTGCGGGAGTGGGCCTCGGTACCCCTGGCCGCAAGTGCGGCACGTGTGTTGCTGGATACAGCACCCCGTACCCTGGAAGCAGTGTACCCCACTCCGGGGCGCACGGTTCAGAATGCGGTTCGTGCCACGGGGCAACCTGCTTGCAATCCAAAGACTCCGGTGTGGACCAACCCCGGGGCATCCTAAAAACCGGCCCCGAATTGTCGCGATCCCCCAGTGCGGAGAA AAAGGCTCAGCGCTGGGATGAGATGAATATCTTGGCCACCTACCACCCTACCGACAAGGACTACGGCTTTATGAAGGTGGACGAGCCCAGCACTCCCTACCACAG AAAGGACAGTGACGAGGAACTGGCTGCAGGGTCCTCCCCCAAGGTATCTCCCGAATTGCTGCAGGAGAG GTTTGCAACAATGGACAATTTCCTCCCCAAGGTCCTCCAGTATGGTGATAACAGAAGCTCAGAGCCTGCAGACAGCTTTGCCAAGACGT ACTCCAGCGATTTTGGCAAGCAGCGCAAGACACACTATGATGAAGGGAAGTTTTTCAAGTCTCAAAAAACCGTCTTGGAGGACAAGGATGGCCGTGGACGTGGTGCCAATATCAGCAGTGGCGGTCAGCATGTACTGCGGGACCCGGAGCCCAGGCCTGTGGAGAGAGACTGGGAAGGCGGACTGAGCAGCGGAGTCAAAA ATTACTCTTCCTGTGGCAATCGGTCTGTCCCGGCCTCCGGCCCCGTCACCATGGAGCAGGGCATGGGTCCAAGACGTAAGGAGTATTTCAGCAAAGGAAGATACTTGAGGTCGGACTCCCATCCAGAGCTGGACACAGAGGACACGCGGCAGCACA GCTCCACGGGCCTGACCTGGGTGATGGAGAGTCCCATAAGCACTGAGGTCCGTTGCCTGGATCCCAAAAGAGGCTCTTTGAGGGATCACAACAAGCCCAGTGAGGACTCCCTGACAATGACATCATCACAGCCTG GAACCACCGTGTCCTCCCAGGACAGTGGGTCTCAAGTGTCCAGCTGGTATCAGTGGCCCGTGGCCAAGGAGCTGGACCCTCAAGGCCCAGGGAGTTCAAAGAAAGAACACGGAGGCAAACCAAATGCCCCAGGCCAGAGCGGGCACAAAT ATGAAGCCTTACACGTTCACTGGACTCAGGAAGACCAAATCTGA
- the LOC103351473 gene encoding uncharacterized protein isoform X2, whose translation MEKQEPWGAASRFDGGSPGRATKAGPEGVRGAEAGPRHPQFPGSSAIHSPDSRRAPAGVGLGTPGRKCGTCVAGYSTPYPGSSVPHSGAHGSECGSCHGATCLQSKDSGVDQPRGILKTGPELSRSPSAEKKDSDEELAAGSSPKVSPELLQERFATMDNFLPKVLQYGDNRSSEPADSFAKTYSSDFGKQRKTHYDEGKFFKSQKTVLEDKDGRGRGANISSGGQHVLRDPEPRPVERDWEGGLSSGVKNYSSCGNRSVPASGPVTMEQGMGPRRKEYFSKGRYLRSDSHPELDTEDTRQHSSTGLTWVMESPISTEVRCLDPKRGSLRDHNKPSEDSLTMTSSQPGTTVSSQDSGSQVSSWYQWPVAKELDPQGPGSSKKEHGGKPNAPGQSGHKYEALHVHWTQEDQI comes from the exons ATGGAGAAGCAGGAGCCTTGGGGAGCTGCCAGCCGCTTCGACGGGGGATCTCCTGGCCGGGCAACCAAGGCCGGGCCAGAAGGGGTCAGAGGAGCCGAGGCAGGCCCTCGGCACCCTCAGTTCCCCGGGAGCTCCGCCATTCACAGCCCTGATTCGCGGCGGGCCCCTGCGGGAGTGGGCCTCGGTACCCCTGGCCGCAAGTGCGGCACGTGTGTTGCTGGATACAGCACCCCGTACCCTGGAAGCAGTGTACCCCACTCCGGGGCGCACGGTTCAGAATGCGGTTCGTGCCACGGGGCAACCTGCTTGCAATCCAAAGACTCCGGTGTGGACCAACCCCGGGGCATCCTAAAAACCGGCCCCGAATTGTCGCGATCCCCCAGTGCGGAGAA AAAGGACAGTGACGAGGAACTGGCTGCAGGGTCCTCCCCCAAGGTATCTCCCGAATTGCTGCAGGAGAG GTTTGCAACAATGGACAATTTCCTCCCCAAGGTCCTCCAGTATGGTGATAACAGAAGCTCAGAGCCTGCAGACAGCTTTGCCAAGACGT ACTCCAGCGATTTTGGCAAGCAGCGCAAGACACACTATGATGAAGGGAAGTTTTTCAAGTCTCAAAAAACCGTCTTGGAGGACAAGGATGGCCGTGGACGTGGTGCCAATATCAGCAGTGGCGGTCAGCATGTACTGCGGGACCCGGAGCCCAGGCCTGTGGAGAGAGACTGGGAAGGCGGACTGAGCAGCGGAGTCAAAA ATTACTCTTCCTGTGGCAATCGGTCTGTCCCGGCCTCCGGCCCCGTCACCATGGAGCAGGGCATGGGTCCAAGACGTAAGGAGTATTTCAGCAAAGGAAGATACTTGAGGTCGGACTCCCATCCAGAGCTGGACACAGAGGACACGCGGCAGCACA GCTCCACGGGCCTGACCTGGGTGATGGAGAGTCCCATAAGCACTGAGGTCCGTTGCCTGGATCCCAAAAGAGGCTCTTTGAGGGATCACAACAAGCCCAGTGAGGACTCCCTGACAATGACATCATCACAGCCTG GAACCACCGTGTCCTCCCAGGACAGTGGGTCTCAAGTGTCCAGCTGGTATCAGTGGCCCGTGGCCAAGGAGCTGGACCCTCAAGGCCCAGGGAGTTCAAAGAAAGAACACGGAGGCAAACCAAATGCCCCAGGCCAGAGCGGGCACAAAT ATGAAGCCTTACACGTTCACTGGACTCAGGAAGACCAAATCTGA
- the LOC103351473 gene encoding uncharacterized protein isoform X3, translating into MRFVPRGNLLAIQRLRCGPTPGHPKNRPRIVAIPQCGEAQRWDEMNILATYHPTDKDYGFMKVDEPSTPYHRKDSDEELAAGSSPKVSPELLQERFATMDNFLPKVLQYGDNRSSEPADSFAKTYSSDFGKQRKTHYDEGKFFKSQKTVLEDKDGRGRGANISSGGQHVLRDPEPRPVERDWEGGLSSGVKNYSSCGNRSVPASGPVTMEQGMGPRRKEYFSKGRYLRSDSHPELDTEDTRQHSSTGLTWVMESPISTEVRCLDPKRGSLRDHNKPSEDSLTMTSSQPGTTVSSQDSGSQVSSWYQWPVAKELDPQGPGSSKKEHGGKPNAPGQSGHKYEALHVHWTQEDQI; encoded by the exons ATGCGGTTCGTGCCACGGGGCAACCTGCTTGCAATCCAAAGACTCCGGTGTGGACCAACCCCGGGGCATCCTAAAAACCGGCCCCGAATTGTCGCGATCCCCCAGTGCGGAGAA GCTCAGCGCTGGGATGAGATGAATATCTTGGCCACCTACCACCCTACCGACAAGGACTACGGCTTTATGAAGGTGGACGAGCCCAGCACTCCCTACCACAG AAAGGACAGTGACGAGGAACTGGCTGCAGGGTCCTCCCCCAAGGTATCTCCCGAATTGCTGCAGGAGAG GTTTGCAACAATGGACAATTTCCTCCCCAAGGTCCTCCAGTATGGTGATAACAGAAGCTCAGAGCCTGCAGACAGCTTTGCCAAGACGT ACTCCAGCGATTTTGGCAAGCAGCGCAAGACACACTATGATGAAGGGAAGTTTTTCAAGTCTCAAAAAACCGTCTTGGAGGACAAGGATGGCCGTGGACGTGGTGCCAATATCAGCAGTGGCGGTCAGCATGTACTGCGGGACCCGGAGCCCAGGCCTGTGGAGAGAGACTGGGAAGGCGGACTGAGCAGCGGAGTCAAAA ATTACTCTTCCTGTGGCAATCGGTCTGTCCCGGCCTCCGGCCCCGTCACCATGGAGCAGGGCATGGGTCCAAGACGTAAGGAGTATTTCAGCAAAGGAAGATACTTGAGGTCGGACTCCCATCCAGAGCTGGACACAGAGGACACGCGGCAGCACA GCTCCACGGGCCTGACCTGGGTGATGGAGAGTCCCATAAGCACTGAGGTCCGTTGCCTGGATCCCAAAAGAGGCTCTTTGAGGGATCACAACAAGCCCAGTGAGGACTCCCTGACAATGACATCATCACAGCCTG GAACCACCGTGTCCTCCCAGGACAGTGGGTCTCAAGTGTCCAGCTGGTATCAGTGGCCCGTGGCCAAGGAGCTGGACCCTCAAGGCCCAGGGAGTTCAAAGAAAGAACACGGAGGCAAACCAAATGCCCCAGGCCAGAGCGGGCACAAAT ATGAAGCCTTACACGTTCACTGGACTCAGGAAGACCAAATCTGA
- the LOC103351473 gene encoding uncharacterized protein isoform X4: MNILATYHPTDKDYGFMKVDEPSTPYHRKDSDEELAAGSSPKVSPELLQERFATMDNFLPKVLQYGDNRSSEPADSFAKTYSSDFGKQRKTHYDEGKFFKSQKTVLEDKDGRGRGANISSGGQHVLRDPEPRPVERDWEGGLSSGVKNYSSCGNRSVPASGPVTMEQGMGPRRKEYFSKGRYLRSDSHPELDTEDTRQHSSTGLTWVMESPISTEVRCLDPKRGSLRDHNKPSEDSLTMTSSQPGTTVSSQDSGSQVSSWYQWPVAKELDPQGPGSSKKEHGGKPNAPGQSGHKYEALHVHWTQEDQI, translated from the exons ATGAATATCTTGGCCACCTACCACCCTACCGACAAGGACTACGGCTTTATGAAGGTGGACGAGCCCAGCACTCCCTACCACAG AAAGGACAGTGACGAGGAACTGGCTGCAGGGTCCTCCCCCAAGGTATCTCCCGAATTGCTGCAGGAGAG GTTTGCAACAATGGACAATTTCCTCCCCAAGGTCCTCCAGTATGGTGATAACAGAAGCTCAGAGCCTGCAGACAGCTTTGCCAAGACGT ACTCCAGCGATTTTGGCAAGCAGCGCAAGACACACTATGATGAAGGGAAGTTTTTCAAGTCTCAAAAAACCGTCTTGGAGGACAAGGATGGCCGTGGACGTGGTGCCAATATCAGCAGTGGCGGTCAGCATGTACTGCGGGACCCGGAGCCCAGGCCTGTGGAGAGAGACTGGGAAGGCGGACTGAGCAGCGGAGTCAAAA ATTACTCTTCCTGTGGCAATCGGTCTGTCCCGGCCTCCGGCCCCGTCACCATGGAGCAGGGCATGGGTCCAAGACGTAAGGAGTATTTCAGCAAAGGAAGATACTTGAGGTCGGACTCCCATCCAGAGCTGGACACAGAGGACACGCGGCAGCACA GCTCCACGGGCCTGACCTGGGTGATGGAGAGTCCCATAAGCACTGAGGTCCGTTGCCTGGATCCCAAAAGAGGCTCTTTGAGGGATCACAACAAGCCCAGTGAGGACTCCCTGACAATGACATCATCACAGCCTG GAACCACCGTGTCCTCCCAGGACAGTGGGTCTCAAGTGTCCAGCTGGTATCAGTGGCCCGTGGCCAAGGAGCTGGACCCTCAAGGCCCAGGGAGTTCAAAGAAAGAACACGGAGGCAAACCAAATGCCCCAGGCCAGAGCGGGCACAAAT ATGAAGCCTTACACGTTCACTGGACTCAGGAAGACCAAATCTGA